The sequence below is a genomic window from Dryobates pubescens isolate bDryPub1 chromosome 17, bDryPub1.pri, whole genome shotgun sequence.
CTCCACCATCCTGGAGGGCTAAagtgcccagctctccccagcacagcctggcaggaatTGCTGCCCCCAGCTCATCCTACTCCATCTCCATGAAGATGCTGGTTGAACTTAATCAATAAAGTCATGTCCATTGATTGTGGGCACTGTGGTGCTCCACGGCTGCTCTGAGAGATCAGGCAGATTTagagtgggcagggagggcttggGTGGAAAGGGGAGCGgggagccagcactgctgtgggagGCAAAGGGGACAGGGGACAAGGTGGCAGCAAGAGGCGGATTGGGTAGTGGGGAACGTGAGGTATATTGAGGGGTGCAGGTGGGGGAGGGCCAAGATGTGTGCTGTGGGGACAGATGGTGCATGGTGGGACCTGGTGAGAGAGCCAGGGAACGCTGACATAGGGTGTGGAAGGGCACAgtgggagagctggggtgcaTAAGCTGGGGGGAGTCTAGGGGGAGAACTGGGGTGTATAGATGGGGGGTTGCACAGTGGGGAAGTGGAGTGCATAGATGGATGGGGTGCAGGATGGGAAAGCTGGGGTTCACAGAGGCGGGTGTATTGCAGTGAGGGGCAGGCATGCGCATGCACTGCGAGGGCACCCCAAGAGGACCTCAAGGGATCCCTGGGGGGTCTCAGGGCAGGAAATCCTTTCCCCCACCACCtcgccctgcccctgcccaccctcCATGGAAGCTCAGCAGGCTGGGTCAGGCAGCgtgtgcccagcctgcagagaagcCACCACCCCACTCCCTTTGTCAATGTCCAGTAATTAAAATGTCACCGTTTAATTTTCAGGCCTCTCGGAGCAATCTTTTCCTAATAAAGAGTCTAATCGAAacacttcttcctccccccacccctccctcttcctcctcctcctcctcctcctccccgggaagggctgcagcagaggcagtgcagGCGCAGAGGATCGATAGAGAGAAGCCCGGATTGATCGGCCTCTAAAATTAAATTTATTGGGGTCATGGTTTTATATGGTGCTGATACAACTGTTAAATGGGGAACATTCATTTCCAATAGGAGCCGTTTATTAAACTTCCACTGAATTAGACCAACGTGATTTATGTGGCAAtctcagcacagccctccaggaGAGAGGGGCCCTTTTGctgcgcccccccccccccccaagcctgattatttatttatacacCCGTGACACGGCTTCTTAAGTTTTAACCTAAATTATCTGCCGGCCTTGTTTCCAGCGGCACCGGCCTGGGGTGCAGGGGCTTGGGATGGGTAGGCGGTGGTGGGTTCCCTTGGGATGGGTAGGTGGTGGTGAATGGGTAGGGGCGGGGAGTGTCCCGTCGGGGCGAACAGCTCTGCCCGACAACTGCAGGTCCTCCGGGATGATGCTCCGGGATGTTTCGGGATGCTCTGAGATGCTCTTGGCTCCTCTGCACCCTTCCGGAATGCTCGAGATGCTTAGGGATGCTCTAGGTTCCACCGCATCCCTTCGCTGTTCTCcgcaccccaccccacccccggCTCCTCCGCGATCCTCTGGGTTCCTTCTCACCCCTCCgcgctgctccaggctcctccacACCCCTCCGCGATCCTCCCGTCCCCTCCGTGTCCCTTCCGCGGCCGCGCAGCCCCAGAACGGTTCATTCGGTAGCTCCCCCCGGGGTAATGGGGGGGTGGGcttgaagggggtgggggtgggggtgggcggCTGTGGATCCCGCAAACGTCCCGGCTCTCACATGCGGCGATCGTTGAGCGTTAATTAGAAATTCATTACAATTAAAAGCCGCGCGCACACGCCTTAATTACATCTGATTTTTTAATTCCGAATCCGTGTTTACACAGTAAGCGAGACGTACCTCCTGATTATCCCCAATACTCTTTATACTGTACTAATTATGTAAATTAAACCTAATTAACTGACAAAAACTGCAGTCAATTCAACTGTTAAAAGCTGAGAGGATGCGGGAAGAGAGGGCCGGTTCGCGGTGCAGTCGGTACTCGCCCCGGGGTTCCGCGGTACCACTCCCGCCGTCGGGGAGAACCGGGCACACCGGGGGCACCGGCATAGCCCGGCCCGGCGAAGGGCACGGTAGAGAGGACTGGGGTGAGGGTCTCGGTGCTGAGTTGCATCCTTACAGTGCTTCCACACCACCACATTCCCGAGGAGCCGGGAAAGGgaattttgggggtggggggagacacACCGGTTCCTGGTGCTTCGCATCCCGCCGGTTCCGCAGCCGCTGTGAGTATTTAACGGGTTGGGATCAGCCCATTAAATGCCGTTAAATGCTCcgaaaggggcagtgggggttttgtgtgtccCCACTCAGCCGCTACACCGGCTTTAGCACGGGAGGGGCAGATCAATAATTAAAAGGCGAGGGATAATTAGCGGTGATCATTACGTGAAGGCCTCGCCGCAAGGCTCGGCCGGTAGTACCCCGGCTCCCTGGTTCCCGTGTCCTATTTCCCCTCCCCAAGACTTCGATGGGACGgtcccaggctggggggaaCTGAGGCCACTTTCCTGCGTGGGTCCGTGAACTGGTTAAACCGGGAAGCACGGAGATGATGGATGGTTCCGCACCTGCGTTACTCTCCGCGCCCGTTCAGCCGCATCTTCCCGTGACGGGGAGAggagggtgggaggggtggaggaaaggaggggatggagaaggggactggggcggggggggacaCACAAAAGTGATAGCTGGGGGCGATCCGCGCCGTTATTAACTTCTGTTTGATCAGTGTAATTGCGCCGATCGCGGCCGGACGCGATGATTAATTACAGTTTAATTAATGTGGCCGTGACGAAGGTTCCATGCAGGAACCCAACCAGGCCAGCGGACGCGGTTATTGGGCCCCCACCACGGCGACAAAACCGGTGCACACTGGAGCGGAGGGAAGACACACCCGCCCCGCTCCGGGGTCCGCCGGTCCTGTCGCCGTGGCGGGGTCCCCCGTGAGGAACGAAAAAACACGGCTAACCCGCCCCCAACCCTTTCCTCCGGGCGATTTCGTTGCCATCCCTATGTATGTGCCCCCCGTCTCACCCCTATTGCTTCTCCCTCCCCGAGAACGCGCATCCCGGTGTGGCGAATAGTGCACGGTAACAACGCACCCCCAATTTCGTTAAAACCTCTCAACCAGCCGCCCTGGGGGCTCCCTTTTTCGTtacctccttttccctcttaaACTTTCCAACGAGCATCGTTCCCCAGCCCCCccggaaaaaaaaaaagaaagaacctTAACGCCCCCTAATCTCTCCCCAGTGATTCCCACACCGcgatggggagggggggcgggATGCGGAGGGGTGCGGAGCCCCTCGCAAAGTGCAACCCGGGGTTGATCCTTGCTCTTACCTCAGGTGGGTCCCTGCTCGGTAACGGTACACCCCCTTCTCGCCCccccagaccaaccccccctttctttttcccaaactcccctcccttttctttccctccccgtTCTGCCGTTGCCTTAAAGCCGCGCCGTGATTGACTGGAGCGCGTCGGTGATTGACGGCGGCGGGGTCCCGGCGGCCGTTAATGTAAATATGCTGGTGCTAAGTGGGTGTGTCTTCCCGTTATTTTAGCTGTCACCGGATCAATGTGCAACGTCTCCCAAGTACGGATCCGGATCCTCCCTCGGTAACGCGCGGCTTGGTCATTCGCTCTTGTTGCATTTCAACCGGGAAGACGCGGCTGCCGTTACCGGGCGCTGGCAACGAAGGCGTCGGGTGAAGGGTacggactctgcccacctgcctCTGAATCCCGGTGGGTTGCCCACGGGGAAAGGGGCTGGTGGGGACGGaccaccccccatcccccatAACCCATCCCCGGAGCTGATGGCGGCCCCGGTACCGGGCTGCGGGCCCTAACCCCGAGGAAAGCCTGCACGTCCAGCCGGCCTCCTGGCGCGGTAAGTGGGAACgggaggaggatggaggggaTGGGGATAGAGGGGAGGGGATGATCGAGGCGCATTTTCGGGATAAGCTCCccgttattttgtgtaattacCACGGAAGCGGCTTATCACCGGGAGCCCCCCCTCACCGCTAAGCCAATTTGCCCGGCTCgctgctgcccttctgctgCGGGTcctgcccgccccggcccctCTAATCCGCCCGCTCCTAATCGCCTACCAGCGACACGACAAAAGGGCTCCCGGCCGACCGCGCCCGACAACGGGCACCGAAAGGCAAGTTTCTCCTGGCCCGGCCCCAGGTTCGGTCCCCCCACCCCGGCCTCGCCGCTCCGGGACGCGCCGGTCGTATCCTCCGGTGCGTTTCGTTGAAGCCCGCCTGGGGCTCGTCGCAACCGGAGGTCCGGCACGGCTCGGCGAGCCGGCACAAAGGGAAAGGACGCGGCACCTCCCGGTGTCAGCCCCCCGCACCTTCCCGGGACGTCCTTGTCCCGAGGCCGCCCAGCTCCGGATCGGCCGATGCGGTGGGGCTCGGTACCGGCGGCCGCGGCGGGGAGGGATGCGCAACGGCTCCGACAAATCTCTCCGGCCGGAGTGGTCCTGCGGCATCGCTGGGGGTTGTGGGGTGGGGGTAATGGTTGGCTCCCTGCCGGGATTGGCAAGCGGAGACCAGCCGGGCCCCGGGAACGGCGGCGGGGTTCTGGGAAGGCTTCTAACCCGCGTCTTTCCCCGATTTTGTTTTTGCAGGGGCGTTTTGGGGGGGAATGGAGGCGATCGCCAGTCAGATGGGAAATGGGAGAGATGCAAGCTCCTCCCCAAATTCAAagcaagagctgcagccctACCAGGGCTCCAATACCCTCAAGCCCAACCAAGTGGGTGAGACCTCTCTGTACGGCGTGCCCATCGTGTCCCTGGTCATCGACGGGCAGGAGCGGCTGTGCCTGGCGCAGATCTCCAACACACTGCTCAAGAACTACAGCTACAATGAGATCCACAACCGGCGGGTGGCCCTGGGCATCACCTGCGTGCAGTGCACCCCGGTGCAGCTGGAGATCCTCCGGCGGGCCGGGGCCATGCCCATTTCCTCCCGCCGCTGCGGCATGATCACCAAACGGGAGGCGGAGCGGCTGTGCAAGTCCTTTCTGGGCGAgcacaaaccccccaaactgcCCGAGAACTTCGCTTTCGACGTGGTGCACGAATGCGCTTGGGGCTCCCGGGGCAGCTTCATCCCGGCCCGGTACAACAGCTCCCGAGCCAAGTGCATCAAGTGCAGCTACTGCAGCATGTACTTCTCCCCCAACAAGTTCATCTTCCACTCCCACCGCACCCCGGACTCCAAATACACCCAACCTGACGCCGCCAACTTCAACTCCTGGCGCCGTCACCTCAAGCTCAGCGACAAAACAGCCACCGAGGAGCTGTCCCACGCCTGGGAGGATGTCAAGGCCATGTTCAACGGTGGCACCCGCAAGCGGACCTTCTCCCTGCAAGGGGCGGCCGCCGGCGGGCCCGGGGCCGGCTCTCCGGCCGCCAAAACCTCTCTGCACCCTCCTCCTCCCGCCGGGCCAGAGCTGGCCCCGGCTCACAAAAGCCTCCGTTGCAGCGGGCAGGAGCCGGCGGGCGAGCGGGGGGCCTTGGGGCTACCGGCGGCTCACGGCGGGGCGACGGGCGGGCACGGTGGGGCGGGCGCGGTGCGCAGTTACCCGGTGATTCCAGTGCCCAGCAAAGGCTTCGggatgctgcagaagctgccacCACCTCTTTTCCCTCATCCTTACGGTTTTCCCGCCGCCGCTTTCGGACTATGCCCCAAAAAGCAGGAGGACGCGCTGGGGGGTGCGGGAGGCGGTGAGGCGGGCAAGGGTGGTGCGTTACCGCCCGGCATGTTTTGGGGACCCCCCCATCCACACCCGCACCAACCgacccaacctccccaccagcccGGAGCCACCAAGGACACAGGGGTCTACCCGTCCTTCCCCGTCTTCTGGCCGGCCGCCGGCAGCCTGCCCGTGCCGCCCTACCCGGcgcagagccaggccaaggcGGCGGCCACGGCCGTggtggtggcggcggcggcagcggcggcagctgcGGCCGCGGAACCGCCCGGTTTGTCGGGCCGGCACGGAGAGCTGGAGGGCTCGGAGCCGTCGGGGAGCGGGAGGAGCAGCGCTACTCCCCAGGAGGGAGCCGGGCCGGAGGGAGAGCGTTGTCCCAGCGCCTTATCCCGGGCGGCGGGTGAAGAGGAGCGCTCCGGGGATGAAGCGCTGctccccccactgcccctgcccagaAAGGGCAACTACCTCTCCGCTTTCCGTCCGGTGGTGAAGGACGCCGAGAGCATCGCCAAGCTCTACGGAACCCGGGAGGCGTACGGCGGCGCCGGCCCCCGCGGCCCCGGTTATCTCTCCCCGGACTTCCTCAGCGAGGGCAGCTCCAGCTACCGGTCGCTCTCACCCGGGGGGGACACGGCCGAGGAGCCAGAAGTGGATGTGGAGTCCAACCGCTTCCCggaagatgaagaagaggatgcTGCCCCCGCCGCTGCCCCTGCCGAGGGACgggagccgccgccgccccggctGCTGGACGGTACCGAGGAGCCCCCGCCGCCCTCCGCGTCCGATGGACCCGAGGAGAAGGGGGGCGAGCCAGCggtgcaggagggagggcagaacCCCGACGGTAGCCCAGagcggagcagcagcaggggagcctACGAGGTACCGGGGCGAGGGATAAGGGGGCTCTGCCCTCGGGGGGTAGGTCCACGGTGGGGGGGTTTATTGGCTCGGCTTTTGTAGGTGTATGCGCCGGAGAGGGGGGAGCACCTGCAGCCATTGAAGACCACGGCCTCGCTGGGACCCCCGCTCCCGTTCCTGTGCACCCCTGAGGCGAAGGGTAAATGGGGCCGGAGGGAGTGGGAGGTCGGTGCACGGCCCTGAGCGctgaccccccccccgcctgctCAGCACCGGTGGGGTTCCCGGGTCGCCGCTTTCGTTTGTGGCATTTGGGGAGAAAAGGGAATGTTAACGGTTTCTTGATGGAGAAAGGGGACAGGGCCTCCGCCGGGCCCAGGGATGCCGCCACGGGCCGGGGCCGGTGTGGCGGGGATGGGCTGGCAGGGCCACACACAAGCACCGTGGGGCAAAGCTCTTGCCAGCAAGCTACTTTCCACCGGCAAAGCGATTAGGATGTCCGCTAAGAAGGTTTTAACGAGGGCTTTGTCCCTAATTATGTAATTAAGGATATATCAGGACCATACTTTCGTTGCTTATGGTTGAAAATCGGTTTATTAACTTTAAGAGCAAGATAAAGAAGACAATCACTCCGCGGCAGAGGATTTAGAGACCAGAAAATCCTATCAGGACCAAAGGAATGTCTCTCATCCCAGCCCTGTAAATACCGACAGAGGTAAGAGCCGATCCGTGCTCTTCAGCGGGTTGCTGCTCTGTCCCTGCGCGGGATGGTGCTCGTTCCTTCCACGAAAGGATTCTCGGTCCTTCCGTGGGATGATGCTTGGTCCCTCCACGGAAGGATGCTCAGACCCTCCGTGGGAGGATGCTTGGTCCTTGCATGAGGATCCTCAGTCCTTCCACGGGATGATGCGCGGCCCCGTTGCAGTCCCTGCTCCGGGCAAATGCGGGGTCCCTCCACGGGATGATGCGTGGCCCTTCCGCTCACCACGGAGCCCCCGCGGCCCGGCTGACAGCTCTGTcctccccacctcaccccacagcagaagACGGCCTCGGCATGGATGTCGCCGCGACGCAGCTGGTGGAAAAGGACATCGAAAATTTGGCTCGAGGTGAGGttggggggctgcagagggggaagggaggcttTGCTGGCGGGCCACCACCCCCTCCGCCCCTCGGCCTCTCCCCGCGGCTGGAGGTATTTGTGTTGTGTGCAGGAGTGATTAACTCCTGTGATTAATGTAACGTAATGCGATTAGCGCCGCGCTCCAGATGGAAAAGTGCGGGCTCCCCCCAAACCCGCCGTGTATTTTTAAACAGATGAGTTACAAAAACTGGTCCTGGAGCAAATGGAGTTAAGgaaaaagctggagagggacttccaGAGCCTGAAAGGTAACGGACATCATCCCCGCCCCAACCGCCTTCCCCCGCCCTGCCCCACAGCGGGGAACGGTGCTGACCCCCCCTTCGCCCCCGCAGATAACTTCCAGGACCAGATGAAGCGGGAGCTGGCGTACCGGGAGGAGatggtgcagcagctgcagatcgTCCGAGGTGAGGCGGCACCGGCCGGTCGAGATTCTGCGGCTGGGTTTTGTCTCCTTTAGATCTACCCTTGCTCATCCTCtcattctccttttttttctttttctttttttccttttattttatttttttttaacttaaccgctctttcttctttttttttttttccctcactctCTTAAaaattctctcttctctcttttttcctccctcgcCTTCCTTaacttttctctgtttcttgctCTCATTTGTTTTCTCacgctttcttttttttcttctcctttttcttctctcccccttttccctctaatttattttttttctgtacccctttccttctctcttttttttctctccctcccccaccttttccttttttcctttcttaattctttccttcatttctttcttctcttccaacTCATTTCTTTCTCTCCGACTCTCTCCGTTCCCACCCTCCCCGCCGCTGCCTCTTTTGCGAAAGCAAATCCACATTCCCCGCCTCTCGCATCATTTTCCATCGGGTCTAAATTAAAAACTGAGCCGTAAAATAACCCCGGCAAAGCCGTGACCCGCTTTACCCTCCCCGTGCCCATTGTCCCAGCGCATATCCTCCCCCAGCGGCACGATGTGATGCTCTCCCCCTATCCCAGACACTCTGTGCAACGAGCTGGACCAGGAGAGGAAAGCGCGCTACGCCATCCAGCAGAAATTGAAAGGTACCGGGGCAGGACGGGATGGGGGGAGGCACAGATGTTTAAGGGGTGCCTGACCCCACCTCCCTGCATGGGAGGGGTCCTGTGGAACCGGAGAGTGCGATAGTAGCTCCATCACTTTGCAGAAGCCCACGACGCGCTGCATCATTTCTCCTGCAAAATGCTGACCCCGCGGCACTGCACCGGGAACTGCTCCTTCAAGCCGCCGCTGCTGCCCCAGTGAGACCCTCCCTGGACCCGCCCTGGGACCCTTCCCTCTATCCTCCATCCCCCGAAGCCATGCGGGCAGAGCCCACATAAGCCATTTCCACGAGGAGACAACTTGTACATAGAGGATTCGGAGCCCGGTTTTCCTCGGACTGGCAAtagggcggggagggggagccGGGACCCCCCCAAACTGCTCCCTAAGCCCCCCACCCCGCTCCGCCTACCGTTCTCTTCACTCCCCTCGCCCCCCCAGTCCCTGTGTGTCCACTTCTTCATCCCTTGTCCAGACTGGAAACAAAAGTGGCTATGTGCAATGGATATAAATGTACTGTGATTCTCTTGGTACAGTATTTgttggatttttatttatttatgatgTATAtttattcccccctcccctctccccccgggcccccccctccctcaccaccttccccccctccctccccccccttgtACATTTCTGGATGTAACAGCACTTTAACGGGGCTTTATCGCGACTCTGGAGCCATCCCAACGCTCAGCCCGCTCCTGGGGAGAGACCCATGTACGGGATTTTGGTTCTTTAATAAAAAACGACTTTAAGAAGCTGCCTACTCCATGGAGCTGTCCCGGGGTGGGGGTGCTCCCCACTTTCCCAGCCCCGGGGTTGAGCCACAGCAGGGcgagggctgcctgctcccctgcgaagttcccctttttttccccctccccttcttcctcgCCGCAGCCGGGAGCTCATTAATGCCCATTTATATGCTCGTTTCACACATGAAACGAGCTCACACTAATGAGCTCCGGGAGTGGGTGTGGAGGTGCTCGCACACCTATTAGCCCGAAATACCTGTTTACAGCCCAGGATTAACCTAGCACAACAGGCCGGAGGGAACCTGGGGTGAGAGGGGTGGGAGGCAGCTTGCACTGGGGTCCCGAGACGCTATGGGACGACGGGAGGGACCAGTGGAGGGGGGAGCTGCACGGCTCAccgggagctgggggtgtgggtaTGCACTTTGAACGGGGTTCCGGCGATGCTTTGGTGACCGGAGTGACTAGGAAAAGGGGAAGATGCACCTTGGACCGGGAGCTGAGGGTGGGAATGCCCCTTGCACCGGGGTCCTGAAGGGCTACGGAGCTGTGGGTACCGGGAACTGGCGGAGATACACGTTGCACAGCGGTCCTGCAGCAAAGTGGGGTTGCAGGGACCGGGAGCATTTCCGGGTACCAGGAACGATGCGGGATGGGGGGGTGtatggggggtgtgtgtgtgtgggaaggcACTCGGGGGGCTGCCGTGAGAACCATCCGGGGGTCCCGCAGCGCTGACCAGGCGTAATCACTTTCTGGGACTCGCTAGCGGAGGAGCACCGACGGTTTCGCGGCCTCGGCCGCCACCTTGTGGACATAGCCGGGAGTGCAGCAACCCCCCACCAGCGGCCCCTCCTCTTCACCCCCCAGGCAGCAATGTGCAGTCCCCGGTCAGGCAAAATACTACAGACTGGGtcgggtgggaaaggacctctacACGTAATCTAGActaacacccctgcagtcaggagggacatccgaaactagagcaggttgctcagaacctgaATCAGACTACAACGTTTccaggatggggcatctcccatcactctgggcaacctgcaccagggtctcaacaccctcagggTCAAGTCTGAATTTCCCTCTTTTAGGTCAACCCATTCAACCCATGACCGcttctcctgtcacaacaggacctgctcaaaagtctgtcccctgCTTTTGAGCCCCTTGAAGTCCTGAAagggtctccctgaagccttctcttctccaggctgaagaacccctGCTCTGGAATAAAGAAGTTGAGTcgagctctgcaggctgagagGTGGGTCACTTGAGGGAATGGGCCTCTCTGTAGCTTGTTGGGGAGCCTCTTCCCTTGCTTGTTTCTCTGTGCTTTACTGACTGGGTCGTTGCTGGCTCAATGGTGGGCTGGAGGTGACAGAGGATGACTGATGTGGAGAAGCTTGGCCTGGTTCTGGAACTGGCTGTTGGCACTGCTACAGCTCAGAGGGGTTCCCTCTCTGGTTCCCATCCTTTGGTCAGGACTCACATTCAGTCTCTGGTTCATTCCCAGCTCTGGTTTTCTGTACGCTGTGCTGCTTGGGCACCTCCCCAGCGCCTTGTTCAACCTCCACCATGCCCACCTGCTTGGGCACACCATGCACAGTGGCTGGGCTTACCAACATGTGGGTGCAAAAATGAACTATGATGTTGTATTAATATTTTCACCCTGCTTAGCTCTCATTAAAATGTACTTTGCTGAATTGAACAGGCGCCTTCGAATGACACAACGTATTAAGTGCTTAATATACTAGAAATTATGAAACTATTATAGTCAAAGTAATATGAAACAATTAGAGTGAATTAAACTTCAACAGCAGAATGAGAGAAAGGCTTCAAATTTCTTCTTCTGAAGGCGTGGTtagtttttccccttcccttccctttctccccttcccttccctttctccccttcccttccctttctccccttcccttccctttctccccttcccttccctttctccccttccctgaaAATAAACAACCAGAGTTAGGATTTTTAGGCCTGGATTTTCTGCATTTGAGGCTGTGGTGGATTTGGAactgggagaagcagaaggTCTGTTTGCTCTAGCTGATGGAGTTGTTCTTTCAGGccagtggcagagcagctccaaagaGCTGCTCACCAGACCTTCAGCCTTGCCAAGGCTTCTCCCCATATGCTGCTGTCCTCATACACAACAGGCTGGTGATTTGGAGGCAAGCAGACGTGGTGGTTCCCAGTGATGGAGTGGGGTCAGCTCTGGGTgttgctgctgcactgccttgGAGCTGGGATTCCcctttgcagagcagcttccctcTTAATGGGGGTGCAATCCcctgtgacctgccctgtgtTAAAATCACAGTGACCAGATGGAGCCTGGGTCTTGTTCTGAGAAATGCTTTGAGCCACCGCACTGAGGTTGGGATTGAattgtgggcagcagggggaaggaaggggatttTGCCCCTctttccactctgctgagatcccacctgcagtgctggggccagctctggggtcctcagcacagcagagacatagacctgctggagtggggccagaggaggccacagcagtgatgggagggctggaagccctctgctgtgaggccaggctaagagagttggggttg
It includes:
- the SKOR1 gene encoding SKI family transcriptional corepressor 1; the protein is MEAIASQMGNGRDASSSPNSKQELQPYQGSNTLKPNQVGETSLYGVPIVSLVIDGQERLCLAQISNTLLKNYSYNEIHNRRVALGITCVQCTPVQLEILRRAGAMPISSRRCGMITKREAERLCKSFLGEHKPPKLPENFAFDVVHECAWGSRGSFIPARYNSSRAKCIKCSYCSMYFSPNKFIFHSHRTPDSKYTQPDAANFNSWRRHLKLSDKTATEELSHAWEDVKAMFNGGTRKRTFSLQGAAAGGPGAGSPAAKTSLHPPPPAGPELAPAHKSLRCSGQEPAGERGALGLPAAHGGATGGHGGAGAVRSYPVIPVPSKGFGMLQKLPPPLFPHPYGFPAAAFGLCPKKQEDALGGAGGGEAGKGGALPPGMFWGPPHPHPHQPTQPPHQPGATKDTGVYPSFPVFWPAAGSLPVPPYPAQSQAKAAATAVVVAAAAAAAAAAAEPPGLSGRHGELEGSEPSGSGRSSATPQEGAGPEGERCPSALSRAAGEEERSGDEALLPPLPLPRKGNYLSAFRPVVKDAESIAKLYGTREAYGGAGPRGPGYLSPDFLSEGSSSYRSLSPGGDTAEEPEVDVESNRFPEDEEEDAAPAAAPAEGREPPPPRLLDGTEEPPPPSASDGPEEKGGEPAVQEGGQNPDGSPERSSSRGAYEVYAPERGEHLQPLKTTASLGPPLPFLCTPEAKEQDKEDNHSAAEDLETRKSYQDQRNVSHPSPVNTDRAEDGLGMDVAATQLVEKDIENLARDELQKLVLEQMELRKKLERDFQSLKDNFQDQMKRELAYREEMVQQLQIVRDTLCNELDQERKARYAIQQKLKEAHDALHHFSCKMLTPRHCTGNCSFKPPLLPQ